One window of Ralstonia pickettii DTP0602 genomic DNA carries:
- a CDS encoding hypothetical protein (K06201: cutC; copper homeostasis protein) → MADNTRSCDASGIPDETVEKSLEGQIASLDPQRAAAFAGLQTVRTTRASGYAREQRRLALKYGSDNPRVGALADRIRSNAGLLRDIGFEQTRAGTGVPAVDQDGYVFHGFVRDRQGKGLPDLTVALYDDKGNWIREIGFGCTDAQGYFLLRYQGGQRNGTGTTVNMAAAGETDAKPTTRAATAAQLNARIHVLDAAQKTLQVEAVPLHPVLGQVDFRIIVLGARDGGVCTMPPPVAAPAPTPAPAPGAGAGPAPTPPASSAPRTPLDKLEIDATTRKRLDKGGIVDVEGILEADPARLAEIVGDRAVAAKLLDQARSIVPADFSVARTGPETAPAPSAARRKKTRSDKP, encoded by the coding sequence ATGGCTGACAACACACGTAGCTGCGATGCCAGCGGCATCCCGGACGAGACGGTGGAGAAATCGCTGGAAGGCCAGATCGCCAGCCTCGACCCGCAGCGCGCTGCCGCCTTCGCCGGCCTGCAGACCGTGCGCACCACCCGCGCCAGCGGCTACGCGCGCGAGCAGCGGCGGCTGGCACTCAAGTACGGCAGCGACAATCCGCGGGTGGGCGCGCTGGCCGACCGAATCAGGAGCAACGCAGGACTGCTGCGCGACATCGGCTTCGAACAGACCCGCGCCGGCACCGGTGTGCCGGCCGTGGACCAGGACGGCTATGTATTCCACGGCTTCGTGCGGGACCGGCAGGGCAAGGGCTTGCCTGACCTGACTGTTGCCCTCTACGACGACAAGGGCAACTGGATCCGCGAAATCGGCTTTGGCTGCACCGACGCGCAAGGCTATTTCCTGCTGCGCTACCAGGGCGGGCAGCGGAATGGCACCGGGACTACCGTCAACATGGCGGCCGCCGGGGAAACGGACGCGAAGCCGACGACCCGGGCCGCTACTGCTGCGCAATTGAATGCACGCATCCATGTGCTGGATGCCGCGCAGAAGACCCTGCAGGTCGAGGCAGTACCGTTGCATCCTGTGCTTGGCCAGGTCGACTTCCGCATCATCGTACTGGGCGCGCGCGATGGTGGCGTGTGCACCATGCCGCCCCCGGTCGCTGCGCCGGCGCCAACACCAGCACCAGCACCAGGAGCAGGAGCAGGACCGGCGCCAACGCCCCCCGCCTCCTCAGCACCCAGGACACCACTGGACAAGCTCGAGATCGATGCCACCACGCGCAAGCGACTCGACAAAGGTGGCATTGTCGACGTCGAAGGCATCCTCGAAGCCGACCCGGCCAGGCTGGCCGAGATTGTCGGCGACCGCGCCGTGGCGGCGAAACTGCTGGATCAGGCGAGAAGCATCGTGCCGGCGGATTTCTCCGTGGCGCGCACCGGGCCTGAAACCGCTCCTGCCCCTTCCGCAGCTCGGCGGAAGAAGACAAGGAGCGACAAGCCATAG